The Micromonospora sp. NBC_00421 DNA window TGCCGCATCGAATGCGGCCGGAGGCACCACAACCCCACACCGCCCAGACCGACCCGAGGAGCACCAGATGTTCGACGAAGCCGCCTTCCGCCAGCTCGCCGCACAGTTTCGCGACCACGGCCACGACTACGCCGCACTCGGCCTCACCTCCGACCAGGCCGCCCACTGGGCGAACCGGGGATTCCTGCCCTCCGAGGTCGGACCGTGGCTCGCCGCCGGATTCGACCCGGACACGGCAGCCCGGCACGCGGACGCGTTTCGTGGCCCCGCTGAGGGGCCCGCCTACGACAACCGGCGCAAGCCGAAAGCCGCCTGAGGAGCAGCCATGACCGTTCCGACCGTTGAGCGGCACTTCGCCGCCGTCCGCATCCTCACCACCACCAGCGCCTACCACCTCAACCACGAACGGCTGACCGCCGCCATGCGATACCTCCGCGAGGCCGACGGCAGTGCGGCCATGAAGATGCGAGACACCTACCCGGGCATGAGTCCGGCGGACATCACCGATCACCTGTGCGCCGCCGTCCTGTGCATCGACTACAACATCGAGCCGTAAGGGGCAGTGACATGGACGGCACCGCAACCCTGACCGTCACCCCCATGGGGCTGAACCTGCGCCTGTCCCACCGAGGCTTCACCTTCGACACCCTCCACGGCACCGTCGTGGACGGGGAAACGCCCACCGACACCGCAGGGCGGATGCTCGCCGAACACGGCTGGCAGCCGGTCGACGGGTGGGAACAGCAGCGGACCGGCAACCTCGCCCAGTGGGCGGCAGTCATCGACACCACCAAGGAGCAGTGATCATGCCTTGCCCACACCGCACCGCCCTCATGGCCGTCGGCACCGTCATCGAGGACACCAACGGCACCCACTACCGGAAGGCCACCGAATCCCGGCGCGACCCGTTCCCGTGGACCACCGAGCAGGGCAGCGAGTACGGGGATGAGCGGATGGCGCACCTACTCGACGACGGCGCGCAGGTGGTGGAGGAGCCGTAGCCCGGCCCGCCGGAAGTAGGCCGCTTGACGCAGCGTTGACACCCCACAACAGCCACACACGCAAGGAGCAAAACCGGTGAAGGTATTCACGATCGGCCACCCCAAAGGTCGCATCAACCAGTCCATCCGCGACGCACTCGGCCTCAACGTGGCAGACAACCACGGCACCTGGATCGTCGCCGCACCCAACAAGACGTTCGCCGTGCACATGCTGCGCGCCCGAGGTTTCCCCGACTGGCCCAGCGATGGCATGGGTCTCATCCAGGCCAAGGGTGCAGGGGTGGATGCCCTCACTGCCGCCGGGCGGCTCGACGAGCAGACCGTGCTGGTGTGCCCGTTCAGCCTGCTGCCGGGGCACCCGGTGGCTGTCGTCGACAAGGGCGGTCAGGCTCGACGTATCGGCACCATCAACGGTGACCGGTTCACCCCCGACAACGACCACCTGACCGCACCCGAGCGTGCCGCCCTGGACGCATGGCTGCGGGGCAGCGCCGACACCACCGGCATGCTATACGCCGTACGTGCCGCACTCCAGCAGGTCGACAAGCACAAAGACGCCCGCCTGGCCGTCGCCAACAAGAAGCTGCACGACGCAGGGGAAGCGATCCTCGGGGTGGTGGAGAACGGGTCGTGGGCCACCGAACCCGACCCGCAGACCGCCGAACGTGCCCGCCGGTATGTGGTCGACGCCTGCTATGCCATCGCCATGGACGCCGGCCTGACTGAGGTTGCCGAGGCATGCCAGCGGGCGCTGAACGGGGAGGTCGACCGTGGTTGACGACGACATCGAACCCGCCGCCCTGGCCGCCGCAGCACGCGTCGACTTCCGGCTCACCTACGCGCGAACCCAGCTCCGCCGTGTGCAGCCCGGCGCATTGGACGGCCCCACCATCCCCTGCGCCTACGGCGGCAAAGACGGGCAGGACGGCGGCTGGTACGACGGACGCGACCTAGCCGTCACCGGGCGCACCGAAGCCGAATGGGTGGACCGGTACTTCGGGTACGCGGTCAACGAGGCTGTTCACGAAGTGTTGGAGTGGTTTCGGGTCGACGGCTTGCCGTGGCTGGACCCGCACGGCAGCCCCGCCCATGAGGACGAGGTGTGCGCGGCTGTGGATGAACTGGTGGACCGGCTCGCGCAGATCAGGAGGAACCGCCGTGGCTGACCCGACCGACCTGGCACTCGCCGTCATCACCGGAAAGGACACCTGACATGCGCCTCACGAATGGTGCCGTCGCCGCCATGTTCAAGCCCGTTTCCTGCAACCGCTGCCACAACGGCGTGTACGACATCGGTCGGGTGGAGGTGACAGCCCGGTACGCGGACTGCTCGATGTGGAAGACACCGTGCTGCGGGTCGGTGGTGGATGACCGGGGTGAGACCGGGTGGACGTCCCGCAAGGACTACGAGGTGATCGACAAGTCGGGGTTGGACCCGGACGACCGGAGGCCGTGGCGGGGGCGGTTCAGTGTCGGCATGGATGGGGTGTTTTACCGCCGCTGGCCTGGGTTGTTGGTGGTTGCGTGAGGGGCCTGCTGCTTTCGGGTGGTGGGCTTCTTTCGTGTGGACACTCAAACCGGGTTGATATGGCTTCCATATCTTGCTATGCTTGCCATATCAACGCAGAGAGGTGCCAGCCATGAAACTCACCCCCACCCCCACCCCCACCCGCCTCGCCGTCCTCCACGCCATCGCCGCCGGCCACGTCAAGCACCACCGAAGCTGGACTGGCGACAGGAAGGACCACGACACGTGGAAGGTCGACGAATACACCACGAAGAACGTCACCCGCATCTGTACCGACCTCGCCAACGCCACCCCCCGACTGATCCGACCAGGACGCCGCACCAGCCCGTCAATCCTCGCCCCCGAGGTGTGGGAACTGACCGCCGACGGAGAGAAGCTGCTCGCCGACCACAACACCAAGGAGGCGTGACCCATGAGCGCCGCCGACTGGATCCACGAAGGCGCAACAGTCGCCGAGTACTACAACAGCTACTACGACCCCCGCGTCTCCACCGCGAAGATTGCGCGCATCACCAAGACGCAGATCGTTCTCGACAACGGCAACCGCTACAACATGCGGTGCGCCCAGATCGGCGAGAAGCGCTCCCTGGCGGGCTACAGCACCGAACTACGGCCCATCACTGATCCGCAGGTTGTCGACACCCTCGCCCGCGCACAGTTCGCCGACGTGGCCAGGCTCGTCGAAGTCCTGGCCGGCAGGAACAAGAACGAGCGAACCTCCGCGACCGACGTGCTGGCCGCCCTCGACCAGATCGAGCAGGCCGTCCACGCCGCACGGCAGGCCATCACCGGCAAGGAAGAGTGAGTCATGACCCGGCAGACCAGCACCCCGCTCCAGCGCCTCCCCATCGACACCTTCCGCCGCCAGGCTCGCTGGCTCGTCAAGCAGATCGAAGCCGGCGAGATCGACATCAACCCGCCATACCAGCGCGGCTCAGTCTGGACCGAAGACCAGCGGGTCGCCCTCATGCGTTCCCTGCTCTCCGGGACCCCCGTGCAGTCGATCATCATCAACGACCGACACGGCGACTGGTGGACTGACACCGACAACTACGACCGGCACAACGCCAACGGCATCGCCTCTTACGTGGTGGTGGACGGCAAACAGCGCCTCCTCTGCCTCTCCGCATGGTTCAACAACGAACTGGCCATCCCCGCGTCGTGGCTGCCCGCCGAAGAAGTGCTGCACACGGAAGACACCCCAGACGGCCCGTACGTACGCGCCAGTGGGCTGACCGACCTCGGCCGTCGGATGACGGGGGAGCGGATTCAGCTTGCCGTCGCCGAGGGTCAAATGGGCAGCCTCCGGGAGGAAGCAGCCGTGTACGTCCTCGTCAACGGCCAGGGAACCCCACAGGCCGACGCCGACATGGCCAACGCCCAGCGCGTCGCCGAAGGGAAGTGACCGGCATGACCGGCCAGCCCGCCACCGTCGAGCAGTACGCCGCCGACCACCTGACCCGGCAACTCCACAACACCGCAGCCAGCCTGACCGATCTCGCCGACACCATCCGTCGACTCGCCGACGACGTGCCCCGCGTAGACGGCTCACCTGGCCGCCCCCACTACGCCGGGATCGTCGGGCAGGCCGTCAACGAAATTAACACGACACTGATGAACCTCAACCTCGGCTCCCTCGCCAACCGGGCCGCCGAAGCGGACACCGCCCGCGTGAAGGGGGAGTAGTGGCCGACCGGGATGCCCTACTAGCCCAGCTCGCCACCATCCGCCCCCGACGGCAGGCGATCGACACCGAAGAACTCCAGCTTGTCGCCGACCTGCGTGCCGCCGCCTGCCCCTGGAAGTTCATCGCCCAGGCACTCGGCAGGGAAACCCCCAACGTCATCGCCACGTTCAAGCCGAAGCTGGAAGAGACACGCACCGTCCGGGTCCGACCCAACCCCGAGGAGAAGCCGTGACCAGCCAGCCCAAGTCGTTCGGGCGAGCCCTCCTGTCCGCCCTCGCCGACCCGCAGGGCTACCTCGCCAGCGCCACCCGCCTCAACGCCGGCCCCGGCTACACGTTCACGTACACCGTCGCCCACGAGGCGTGGTGGTGGCCCGCCCGACGTAAGGCCGACCCCCTCCCCACCCTGATGGTCGCCAAAGCCGCAGACGGCGGTGGCTGCGCATGGGAGTTCGCCGTCGTCCACAAGCAGTTCACTGCCGTCGACCAGGCCGCGATTCAGGTGCGGGTGTTCAATGACGGGTTCGCCGCCTACACGGAGATGGCCCCGTTCTTCGCCGCGCTCGCCGACCAGCAGCCGACCACCCTGGACGGGGTGCGGGCGATCCTCGACGGCTTGGGCGTGGTCGACGCCACCGAACGCACCAACCCGAACGACTGAACCCGAGGAGACCGCATGATCCCCACCGTGTGCCCCGCCCCCACCACCCACACCGGCCACTGCCACGACACCCGCTACGACAACCGAGGCGACTGCCACGGCCACACCCACACCTACACGCTCACCGACTACATCCTCGACGGGAGGCCGGGGGAGCAGATGCAGATGTGCGGCTCCCACGGCCGGCAGGCCAGCCGAAAAGGCGAGGTGAAGCGCGTCTGACCCCAACCACAGAAGAAGCCGCCCAGCTTGATGCTGGGCGGCTTTCTTGTGCCCGGTGGGAGGGGTGGTGACATGACCGGCAACAGCACCACCCCCGACAACCAAAGCAACCGATGAGCGGCCCCGGCTGAGACCGGGGCCGTTTCGTGTCGAGAGGAGACCACCATGCCCCGTAAGCCACCCCGCCCCCGCAGCCGATGTAAGCCACACCCCTGGGAACCGTGGGCTGGACCTGCTGCCCGCTTCGGCGTCGAGGTGATCGCCGCGATTGTCCGAACCCTCACCCAGTAGCCGCTTGGTGCCGCCCACCCACCCGGTAGGCGGCCCCGGTGCTCGCCCCTTACGAAGGCGGCCGTCAACACACCCGTTCGATCACCACACCAAACGGGTACCCATCCGGGTAGTTGATATACACCACCATGTTCACGCACACGCCCGGGGGCGCATACACCTGCATCCCGTAGCTCCACCCCGTGCCGGAGTCGTACTCCTCCCACGTTTGGCCGTAGTCAGAGGAAAGGGTCTTGCTGGTTACGCCGCCGGCCGGGTTGCCCGTCACGCGAATCCAGTTCGTCTGGCAGGTGCGCGAGTACCACAGCTCGGCGCGCTCCGTTGTGCCTGCGCCTCCTGACGTACTGAACGGGAAACTCCTGTACATGAACGAGTTGCCGGCGCATCCGCTGGCGTACGGGTCGGTGCCGTAGTGCTGTGGTCCGGCCTGCGCTGGTGCTGCGGCCAACCCGACCAACACCAGGATGGTGGCGAGTGTGGCTGCCGCGTAGCTGACGAGTCTGCGCATGGGGCTCCCTCCGTCGTGTGACTGTCCACGTTGGTGCACGACGGGTGTGGATGTCTGTGGTGTGTCGTGTAGCGGGCGGGAATCGTGACGGATCGTGTTCGCGTCGCTACAATCCCGGGCGGACGTGGGGTGGCAGTGACGGCGACTTCCATCCGGGGCCGCCCATCCGGTGTGGTGGGCGGCCCCTTCCGTGTGCTGGCGTGAGCAACCACAGCAACCCGATGGCACTTGCTACCGGTTTGCTAGACGTTTGCCATGGCACCTGCCATCCGAGCAGCCGTCACGCCGTGGGCAGCGGACCCAGACGGGCCGGATGCACCAGCCGCAGCCGCTCCACCCCGCCCACCGTCTCCGGCACCAGGTAGCCGCCCAGCTTCAACTCACGCACCATCTCCGCCACCGGCGGATCGTTCGGGTGCCCCCGTTCCGCCAACACCGAACCGGGGATCACCTCGCCGAGATCGTGGCTGAGCAGGAACACGACCAGGCCAACCGTCGGGTACTCGGGGTACAGGTCTTTCAGCCAAATCTGCGGTACGTGGGTGTTCTCGCCGTCGCGGGGCACGTCCACATCGCACACGATGTCCAGAAGCTCACTGCTGTCGGTCATGATCGCTCTCCTTCAAGGTGGGGTTACTCGGGGGACAAGCCTTCGTTGTCCAGCCAGTCCAAGACGCCAGTACGCGGGTTCTCTTCGTGGATCTTCTCCAGGTAGCGGCCAGGCCACTTGATGGACGGGGTGCGGTTGACGCGAAACGCCCGGTACCACAGGTCAGCGGTCCAGGTGCCCTCCGGCCAGCGAGAGCCCTTGCCGCCCTCGCAGGTCAGCTTCTCACCAACAATGGAGCGGAACAGGGCACGGTCCTCGTCACGCCAGTTGCCAGACGATCCGTCGTAGCCGCCGGCAGGTTCCGGATCGCCGTCGTCAGCTTCGGTGTCGCCTCCGCCGCCTTCGCTTGCGAAGGTGGGGCAGGACAGATCAGGAGCATCTTCTACTACGGTTCTTCGGTCTAGTTCTTCTATAGAACGGCCTTCACCATCCGACGGGATACCGTCCGACGGTTTGGGACTTATGGTCCGACCTGCGGAAATGTCAACCAGGTGTGGCTGCGACACGTCGTAGAAGACGTGCTCCCAGCCGATCCGGCCGTCGTCGCCCCTGACGCGCTTCCGCTCCAGGTATCCGGCCTTCTCCAGCTCGTTGAGTGCCCGGCGGATCGTCTTGATGCCCTCACCCTTGACGGTGCTGGCGGCCAGGCTTTCGGCGGTGATCCGCCAGTTGTCGGGCCGAGACACCACGTCGCTGAGGATGCCTCGGGCTACGTAGCTGATCCGCTTGTCGCGGGCGACCGCGTTGCGGAGGATGAAGAAGTCTCGGGTGGGTAGCGGAGATCGCTTGATCACGGGGCCACCTCGCCGCTGCGGCGGGTGTCTCGTGGCATGCCTGGTATCCGCACACCAGTGCGGACGGGATACACTCGTACCCTCATCGTGGGTCGCCTCCTAGCGGCGATCAAGGGGCCGGATTCCAGGCGTTGGCGCGCCTGCCGGCCCCGTCTTCTTTTGTGCCTCCATCCTACCGTGTGTCCGGATCATGCCGGCCGACGGCGACGCTGGTGGGGCACGCATACCCTCACCCCGTGGACACCCAGAACCTCGTTACCCTCGGCGTCGCCCTTCTCGCAGCAGCAACAGCCGTATGGGTTCCCACCTGGACCTTCAAGCGGACCCTCGAACTGGAACACGTCAAGTGGATGCGCGACCAACGGTCACAGCTCTACATCGACATGCTCACCGAGGCGTACGCCGAGAAGCAGTGGCACCTCCACCTCATGACCGAGCATGAACTTCACCTCATCGGCACCCGCGACGGCGACGAACCCCGCGTACCCCGCACCG harbors:
- a CDS encoding DUF262 domain-containing protein, whose protein sequence is MTRQTSTPLQRLPIDTFRRQARWLVKQIEAGEIDINPPYQRGSVWTEDQRVALMRSLLSGTPVQSIIINDRHGDWWTDTDNYDRHNANGIASYVVVDGKQRLLCLSAWFNNELAIPASWLPAEEVLHTEDTPDGPYVRASGLTDLGRRMTGERIQLAVAEGQMGSLREEAAVYVLVNGQGTPQADADMANAQRVAEGK
- a CDS encoding helix-turn-helix domain-containing protein — its product is MIKRSPLPTRDFFILRNAVARDKRISYVARGILSDVVSRPDNWRITAESLAASTVKGEGIKTIRRALNELEKAGYLERKRVRGDDGRIGWEHVFYDVSQPHLVDISAGRTISPKPSDGIPSDGEGRSIEELDRRTVVEDAPDLSCPTFASEGGGGDTEADDGDPEPAGGYDGSSGNWRDEDRALFRSIVGEKLTCEGGKGSRWPEGTWTADLWYRAFRVNRTPSIKWPGRYLEKIHEENPRTGVLDWLDNEGLSPE